CTATTACACCGATACCGCCGGGATCTCTGCGGCCGTGGCCGGAACCATGCTGCTGGTGGTAAGAGTTTTCGATGCCGTCGCCGACGTGGTGGTGGGCAGAGTGGTGGACAGCACCCGCAGCCGCTGGGGAAAATTCCGGCCGTTTATCCTGTTCGGTGCGGTACCCCTGATGGTCTTCAGCATCCTGGTGTTTTCCGTGCCGTCATTTTTAAGCGACGGCCAGAAGATCTTCTATATCTATCTGACCTACATGGGCCTTGGGGTCTGCTATTCGCTGGTCAATATCCCCTACGGATCGCTGTCTACCGCCATGACCCAGAATCCGGAAGAGCGCGCCAGGCTGGGGGCCGCCCGCACGATTATGGCCTCGTTTACCTATACGCTGCTGGCCTTCGTGATTTCTCCGGCCATTGGCGGCGGCCACGGTGAGTCGCAGTCCACCTACACGCTCTATACCGCGATTCTGGCCGTGGTTGGCGTCGGGCTGTACTGGATGTGCTTTGCCAGCACGCGGGAGAACATCACCCGCACGGTTGAACAGCCCTCGCTGCGCATCAGCCTGCGCACGCTGAAGAGCAACCGGCCGCTGATTATTCTGTGCCTGGTGGCGATAGCCACCCTGACCGGCACCTTTTCACTCAGCGCCGCCGGGCTGTATTACGTGCGCTATATCCTCAACGATATGAGCTATTTCAGCGTGCTGATTTTTATCCAGACCTTCCTCGGCGCGGTGCTGGCCGCACCGCTGGTGCCGCGGCTGGTGAAGCGCATGGGGAAAAAATCGACCTTCCTGCTCGGATCGGGAATTGCCGCCTGCAGCTATCTCACGCTGTTTTTTTTCCTCTCTGCATCGCCGTACGTCGCCTTCGCCCTGTTTGCCTGCGCCTCGTTTGGCGCCAGCCTGTGCATGACGGTGATGTGGGCGCTGGAGGCGGATACCGTGGAGTACGGCGAGTATCGCACCGGGGTACGCATTGAAGGCTTAACCTACTCGCTGTTCTCCTTCACCCGCAAATGTGGCCAGGCGCTGGGGGGTTCCCTGCCCGCGTTTATTCTCGTTTCGTTCGGCTATGTTTCTAACCAGCCGCAAACGGTGGAAGCGGTGATGGGTATTAAACTTTCCGTGGCGGTGATCCCCGCGCTCTTTATGCTGCTGGCCTTTATCGGAATGATTTTCTATCCGCTGACCGAAAAACGCTACCAGCAGATATTAGCCGAAATAGAACACCGCAAGAAAAACAGCCAGGAATTCTTAGAGACGCTGGAAGAAAACCAGGTTTACCGCCGCAGAACAGAATAATAACCCATTCGGGGTAAATAATGATGACACTGATAGCGAGAAATACGCTGATCGGCGGCTGCGTGCTGCTCTGCAGCTGGCCGCTGTATGCCTCCTCATTTAATCAACAGGATGACGATGCGGTAAGATTACGCTTAAGAAACGAACTGCGCCGGGCGGACAAACCCAGCGCGGGCAGCGGGCGGGATATTTACGCCTGGGTGCAGGGTGCGGCGCTGGAATATAACAGCCATTATTATCAGGACCGTGTGGGCGTGGATCTCGGTGATTTTTATGTTTATAAACTGGGCGCACGAAATAACTGGAGTTCACGCTGGTATCTCAACGGCACGG
The sequence above is a segment of the Erwinia sp. SLM-02 genome. Coding sequences within it:
- the uidB gene encoding glucuronide transporter, with product MKNSLTWKNIVGYGLGDVANNFAFAMGAMFLLNYYTDTAGISAAVAGTMLLVVRVFDAVADVVVGRVVDSTRSRWGKFRPFILFGAVPLMVFSILVFSVPSFLSDGQKIFYIYLTYMGLGVCYSLVNIPYGSLSTAMTQNPEERARLGAARTIMASFTYTLLAFVISPAIGGGHGESQSTYTLYTAILAVVGVGLYWMCFASTRENITRTVEQPSLRISLRTLKSNRPLIILCLVAIATLTGTFSLSAAGLYYVRYILNDMSYFSVLIFIQTFLGAVLAAPLVPRLVKRMGKKSTFLLGSGIAACSYLTLFFFLSASPYVAFALFACASFGASLCMTVMWALEADTVEYGEYRTGVRIEGLTYSLFSFTRKCGQALGGSLPAFILVSFGYVSNQPQTVEAVMGIKLSVAVIPALFMLLAFIGMIFYPLTEKRYQQILAEIEHRKKNSQEFLETLEENQVYRRRTE